From Oncorhynchus keta strain PuntledgeMale-10-30-2019 chromosome 25, Oket_V2, whole genome shotgun sequence, one genomic window encodes:
- the LOC118357905 gene encoding protein FAM163B-like, translating to MSAGTVVICGGILATVILLTIVAVLCYCRLQYYCCKREEPEREEEEQPDITTMSSLPTPVHTAGDLDVMTTPPSEPNGPAFVYTPPLVRKPVTRSHTFCPSCTPYSLPFYLQHPSERLRNGGGRISYRTVQQQELDLPMDLASFNHKLNLIRSVTMREVVTHSHSVSTDV from the exons ATGTCAGCCGggacagtggttatctgtggtgGAATTCTAGCTACAGTCATCTTACTGACTATCGTTGCAGTACTGTGCTACTGTAGGTTGCAG TATTATTGCTGTAAGAGggaggagccagagagggaggaggaggagcaacCGGACATCaccaccatgtcctctctccccacaccaGTACACACAGCTGGGGACCTCGACGTGATGACCACGCCCCCCTCCGAGCCTAACGGGCCCGCCTTTGTCTATACTCCGCCCCTGGTCCGCAAACCAGTGACACGCTCCCATACATTCTGCCCCTCCTGCACGCCTTACTCCCTGCCCTTCTACCTGCAGCACCCCTCTGAGAGGCTGCGTAACGGCGGTGGGCGCATCAGCTACAGGACTGTGCAGCAGCAGGAGCTGGACCTGCCCATGGACCTGGCCAGCTTCAACCACAAGCTCAACCTCATCCGCTCTGTCACCATGAGGGAGGTGGTCACCCACAGCCACAGTGTCAGCACTGACGTGTAG